The Blattabacterium sp. DPU genome includes a window with the following:
- a CDS encoding phosphoenolpyruvate carboxykinase (ATP), with protein MIFFSLESYGILNSSCNWQLTPNELQKIIIQKKMGIETKSGVLAINTGPFTGRSPKDRFIVKDSITEKKVWWDEKFNQSFDSKKFDHLYQKVVQYLSGKTLYIRDGYLCSDKRYQLNIRSISEYPWSDLFIYNLFLRFSKLERIIPDWLLLCAPGFYANPIEDGTRNKNFSILNFSKRIILIGGSGYTGEIKKSVFSVLNFILPMYKNVFPMHCAANVGKKEKDTALFFGLSGTGKTTISNDVNRNLVGDDEHGWTYDNIIFNFEGGCYAKILGISPKNEPMIYHAIRKGAMLENVIFKKKTREVDFSNDTITQNIRMSYPIYFIKNIEEKLLSSNIKNIFFLTYDAFGVLPPISQLNKAQSSYYFLLGYTSKVAGTELNIKKPKATFSFCFGAPFMPLHPVQYTKMLMKKLENTEINVWMLNTGLISGGDLLGYRIKLDDTRKIVQNVLNGSLLKVPFEKYPIFNFQIPKYCPGVSSNILNPKNSWKNKKIYQNQVKILAKKFIKNFDIYRGFIDKNILSGEPVL; from the coding sequence ATGATTTTTTTTTCTCTAGAAAGTTATGGAATTTTGAATTCTTCATGTAATTGGCAATTGACGCCTAATGAACTACAAAAAATTATTATTCAAAAAAAAATGGGAATTGAAACGAAATCAGGAGTTTTAGCTATAAATACGGGCCCTTTTACGGGAAGGTCACCAAAAGATCGATTTATTGTAAAAGATAGTATTACAGAAAAAAAAGTATGGTGGGATGAAAAATTTAATCAATCTTTTGATTCAAAAAAATTTGATCATTTATATCAAAAAGTAGTACAATATTTATCGGGAAAGACATTATATATACGAGATGGATATCTTTGTTCCGATAAACGTTATCAATTAAATATTCGTTCGATCAGTGAATATCCATGGTCTGATCTATTTATTTATAATCTTTTTTTAAGATTTTCAAAATTAGAAAGAATTATCCCCGATTGGTTATTATTGTGTGCTCCAGGATTTTATGCTAATCCCATCGAAGATGGAACACGAAATAAAAATTTTTCCATATTAAATTTTTCTAAAAGAATAATACTTATTGGAGGATCAGGATATACAGGAGAAATTAAAAAATCTGTATTTTCTGTTCTAAATTTTATACTTCCTATGTATAAAAATGTTTTTCCTATGCATTGTGCCGCAAATGTAGGAAAAAAAGAAAAAGATACGGCTCTTTTTTTTGGATTATCTGGAACAGGAAAAACTACTATTTCTAATGATGTAAATAGAAATTTAGTGGGAGATGATGAACACGGATGGACTTATGATAATATTATATTTAACTTTGAAGGAGGATGTTATGCCAAAATATTGGGAATTTCTCCAAAAAATGAACCTATGATTTATCATGCTATCAGAAAAGGAGCTATGCTAGAAAATGTAATTTTTAAAAAAAAAACTAGAGAAGTTGATTTTTCAAATGATACAATTACTCAAAATATAAGAATGAGTTATCCTATTTATTTTATAAAAAATATTGAAGAAAAATTATTATCTTCTAACATAAAAAATATTTTTTTTCTAACATATGACGCTTTTGGTGTTTTACCACCTATATCTCAACTAAATAAAGCACAGTCTTCTTACTATTTTTTATTAGGATATACATCTAAAGTAGCTGGTACTGAATTAAATATAAAAAAACCGAAAGCAACTTTTTCTTTTTGTTTTGGAGCTCCATTTATGCCATTACATCCCGTTCAGTATACAAAAATGTTAATGAAAAAATTAGAGAATACTGAAATTAATGTTTGGATGCTCAATACGGGATTAATATCTGGGGGGGATTTGTTGGGATATCGTATTAAATTAGATGATACGCGTAAAATTGTACAAAATGTTTTAAATGGTTCTTTATTAAAAGTACCTTTCGAAAAATATCCTATTTTTAATTTTCAAATACCAAAATATTGTCCTGGAGTCTCTTCCAACATATTGAATCCTAAAAATTCATGGAAAAATAAGAAAATATATCAAAATCAAGTAAAAATACTTGCTAAAAAATTTATTAAAAATTTTGATATATATAGAGGATTTATAGACAAAAATATTTTGTCTGGAGAACCTGTTTTATAA
- a CDS encoding acyl carrier protein, translating into MSDIASKVNALIVEKLSVEESEITPTASFTNDLGADSLDIVELIMEFEKEFNISISDEKAEKITTVGEAIQAIENLLMEKNNVEKKKTD; encoded by the coding sequence ATGTCTGATATAGCATCCAAAGTAAATGCTCTCATTGTAGAAAAATTAAGCGTAGAAGAAAGTGAGATTACTCCTACTGCTAGTTTTACCAATGATTTAGGAGCAGATTCCCTAGATATAGTCGAACTCATTATGGAGTTTGAGAAAGAATTTAATATTAGTATTTCTGATGAAAAAGCAGAAAAAATAACAACAGTAGGTGAAGCCATACAGGCTATAGAAAATCTTTTGATGGAAAAAAATAATGTAGAAAAAAAAAAAACAGATTAG
- the fabF gene encoding beta-ketoacyl-ACP synthase II, producing MEYLKKVVVTGIGSITPIGNTAEEYWISLVNGKNGCGPITYFDTKKYKTKFACELKNYDSSVFFNKKEKRKLDPCAQYGIIASEEAIKSSRINFSKEKKERVGVIWSSGIGGLLNLEESISDYVYGGKYPRFSPFFIPKMLIDITAGFISMNYGLHGPNYATVSACASSSNAIVDAYHLICLGKADIMVTGGSEAAITQSGVGGFNALHALSTRNEDYKTASRPFDENRDGFVLGEGAGCLVLEEYKHAQERGAKIYAEIVGVGMSGDAYHITAPHPEGKGIILAMKSAIKDAGIECEEVDHINSHGTSTRLGDIAEIKAIQKVFHENIYNININSTKSMTGHLLGAAGAIEAIASILPLTKGIIPPTINLFHIDKNIDPKINLTPNKAIKKEVKISICNTFGFGGHNVCILFKRINGI from the coding sequence ATGGAATACTTAAAAAAAGTAGTGGTAACTGGGATTGGTTCTATTACTCCTATAGGAAATACTGCAGAGGAGTATTGGATTTCTCTTGTAAACGGAAAAAATGGTTGTGGTCCCATTACTTATTTCGATACCAAAAAATATAAAACTAAATTTGCTTGTGAATTAAAAAATTATGATTCAAGTGTTTTTTTTAATAAAAAAGAAAAACGAAAATTAGATCCTTGTGCACAATACGGGATTATTGCTTCTGAAGAAGCTATAAAAAGTAGTAGAATAAATTTTTCAAAAGAAAAAAAAGAAAGAGTAGGAGTAATTTGGTCATCTGGAATTGGAGGGCTTTTAAATCTAGAAGAGTCTATTTCTGATTATGTATATGGAGGAAAATATCCTAGATTTAGTCCTTTTTTCATTCCAAAAATGTTAATAGATATTACGGCTGGTTTTATTTCTATGAATTATGGTCTTCATGGTCCAAATTATGCAACAGTATCTGCTTGTGCTTCATCTTCTAATGCTATTGTAGATGCTTATCATTTAATATGTTTAGGAAAAGCTGATATAATGGTAACTGGGGGCTCTGAAGCTGCTATCACGCAAAGTGGGGTAGGTGGGTTTAATGCTTTACATGCATTATCTACCAGAAATGAAGATTATAAAACGGCGTCACGACCTTTTGATGAAAATAGAGATGGTTTTGTATTAGGAGAAGGAGCAGGATGTCTTGTTCTTGAAGAATATAAACATGCTCAAGAAAGAGGAGCAAAAATATATGCTGAAATAGTGGGAGTGGGAATGTCTGGAGATGCTTACCATATTACAGCTCCTCATCCAGAAGGAAAAGGAATTATTTTAGCTATGAAATCTGCAATTAAAGATGCAGGTATTGAATGTGAAGAAGTAGATCATATTAATTCTCATGGAACATCTACCAGATTAGGAGATATTGCAGAGATAAAAGCAATTCAAAAAGTATTTCATGAAAATATATATAATATCAATATTAATTCCACAAAATCTATGACAGGACATTTGTTAGGTGCAGCTGGAGCCATAGAAGCAATAGCTTCTATTCTTCCTTTAACAAAGGGAATTATTCCTCCCACTATAAACTTGTTCCATATAGATAAAAATATAGATCCCAAAATTAATTTAACTCCAAATAAAGCAATAAAAAAAGAAGTAAAAATTAGTATATGCAATACTTTTGGTTTTGGAGGACATAATGTTTGTATTTTATTTAAAAGAATAAATGGTATCTGA
- a CDS encoding ribonuclease III family protein has product MVSENNTIKNDYSILVSKLIKILGFYPKNTKLLKEVFIYNFSKKNFHQNYSLNFQRLEFLGDAVLNSIISHFLCEKFPEKKEGELTQIRSKIVCRKNLNKISQKLTLTDIFFDKSMISDNILGNDKSMISDNILGNTLEALIGFIYLEVGYQSCKKFIYNKILHIHINLEKLQNEIFSYKVWIIEWSQKNKFFINFKTFKKNKNKNKIIYLSEFTISECGIITQGTGPSKKKSEEMAAKEAYFIVQKQCKKNT; this is encoded by the coding sequence ATGGTATCTGAAAATAATACTATTAAAAATGATTATTCCATTTTAGTTAGTAAGTTGATAAAAATATTGGGTTTTTATCCAAAAAATACAAAACTTTTAAAAGAAGTATTTATATATAATTTTTCTAAAAAAAATTTTCATCAAAATTATTCTCTTAATTTTCAAAGATTGGAATTTTTAGGAGATGCTGTATTGAATTCTATTATATCACATTTTTTATGTGAAAAATTTCCTGAAAAAAAAGAAGGAGAATTAACTCAGATACGATCTAAAATTGTATGCAGAAAAAATTTAAATAAAATTTCTCAAAAATTAACTCTTACAGATATTTTTTTTGATAAATCTATGATATCTGATAACATACTAGGAAATGATAAATCTATGATATCTGATAATATACTAGGAAACACACTTGAAGCTTTAATAGGATTTATTTATTTGGAAGTGGGATATCAAAGCTGTAAAAAATTTATATATAACAAAATATTACATATTCATATAAATCTTGAAAAATTACAGAATGAAATTTTCAGTTATAAAGTATGGATAATAGAATGGTCTCAAAAAAATAAATTTTTTATAAATTTTAAAACTTTTAAAAAAAATAAAAACAAAAATAAAATTATTTATTTATCTGAATTTACAATATCAGAATGTGGAATTATAACTCAAGGAACAGGTCCTTCGAAAAAAAAATCAGAAGAAATGGCAGCTAAAGAAGCTTACTTTATTGTTCAAAAACAATGTAAAAAAAATACTTAA
- a CDS encoding alpha/beta fold hydrolase has product MLHIINKEKKFPHIKKGKGHPLILLHGLMGGLSNFKALLDFFPKKGYQVIIPSLPLYNMPLFLTNIFNISKYVIQFLMEIGIKKATLIGNSLGGHIALIIAKKRIDLVHSVVLTGSSGLFEKAFGDAFPKRENYEYIRKKSQEVFYDPNIATKELVDEVFHIVNDKKKGIKILYLAKSAMKYNMSKDLSVIQQPICLIWGKQDHVTPPGVAKEFHRLLPHSELHWIDKCGHVPMMEHPEIFINILEEWLSKFDFNHENFFCKI; this is encoded by the coding sequence ATGCTTCATATTATTAATAAAGAAAAAAAGTTTCCTCATATAAAAAAAGGGAAAGGTCATCCTTTGATTTTACTTCATGGTTTAATGGGAGGATTGAGTAATTTCAAAGCTCTTTTAGATTTTTTTCCAAAAAAAGGTTATCAAGTAATCATTCCTTCATTACCTCTTTATAACATGCCATTATTTTTGACTAATATTTTTAACATTTCTAAATATGTTATTCAATTTTTAATGGAAATAGGAATTAAAAAAGCTACTTTAATAGGAAATTCTCTTGGAGGACATATAGCTTTAATCATAGCAAAAAAAAGAATAGATTTGGTTCATTCCGTTGTTTTGACAGGAAGTTCAGGTTTATTTGAAAAAGCTTTTGGAGATGCTTTTCCTAAAAGAGAAAATTATGAGTATATTAGAAAAAAATCACAAGAAGTATTCTATGATCCTAATATAGCAACTAAAGAATTAGTCGATGAAGTTTTTCATATTGTAAATGATAAAAAAAAAGGAATTAAAATTTTATATCTTGCAAAAAGTGCTATGAAATATAATATGTCTAAAGATTTATCTGTAATTCAACAACCTATTTGTTTAATTTGGGGAAAGCAAGATCATGTAACTCCTCCAGGAGTTGCAAAAGAATTTCATAGACTATTGCCTCATTCGGAATTACATTGGATAGATAAATGTGGACATGTTCCGATGATGGAACATCCTGAAATATTTATAAATATATTAGAGGAATGGCTTTCTAAATTTGATTTTAATCATGAAAATTTTTTCTGTAAAATTTGA
- the yihA gene encoding ribosome biogenesis GTP-binding protein YihA/YsxC, with protein sequence MKIFSVKFEGSYKNINQFSIHHSFPEYAFVGRSNVGKSSLINSIVKKKIARVSSSPGRTQCINYFLINHQWYLVDLPGYGFFYIKKNKKETQKLITDYIFHKKNIVFLFLLIDCRLIMQEIDLNFIQKLNNARIHFCIVFTKTDKLRNHKCIDENISSYINTIKKNDFTIPIWFKVSVKNKYGIDNIIQHIKKLNDFYQSYKQKLIIPNS encoded by the coding sequence ATGAAAATTTTTTCTGTAAAATTTGAAGGAAGTTATAAAAATATTAATCAGTTTTCAATTCATCATTCCTTTCCTGAATATGCATTTGTTGGACGTTCGAATGTAGGAAAATCTAGTTTAATCAATAGTATAGTTAAAAAAAAAATAGCCCGGGTTTCTTCTTCTCCTGGAAGAACACAATGTATTAATTATTTTTTAATAAATCATCAATGGTATTTGGTAGATTTACCAGGTTATGGATTTTTTTATATAAAAAAAAATAAAAAAGAAACGCAAAAATTAATTACAGATTATATTTTTCATAAAAAAAACATCGTTTTTTTATTTTTATTGATAGACTGTAGATTGATCATGCAAGAAATAGATTTAAATTTTATACAAAAATTAAACAATGCAAGGATCCATTTTTGTATTGTTTTCACAAAAACAGATAAATTAAGAAATCATAAATGTATTGATGAAAATATTTCTTCTTATATTAATACAATTAAAAAAAATGATTTTACTATACCTATATGGTTTAAAGTATCCGTAAAAAATAAATATGGAATTGATAACATTATTCAACATATTAAAAAATTAAATGATTTTTATCAATCTTATAAACAAAAACTCATTATCCCCAATTCATAG
- the aroQ gene encoding type II 3-dehydroquinate dehydratase, whose protein sequence is MKKITIINGPNLNLLGIREPELYGNENFLDYFNKLKIKLHSNNIEIDYYQNNSEGKIIDILHSIGFKSDGILLNAGAYTHTSIGIADAIKSILSPVVEVHISNIYSRESFRKKSFISPVCKGTIFGFGFKSYELGIMSFCL, encoded by the coding sequence ATGAAAAAAATCACCATTATTAATGGCCCTAACTTAAATCTTTTAGGAATAAGAGAACCTGAGTTATATGGAAATGAAAATTTTTTAGATTATTTTAATAAATTAAAAATAAAACTACATTCTAATAATATAGAAATTGATTATTATCAAAACAATAGTGAAGGAAAAATTATAGATATTTTACATTCTATAGGATTTAAATCGGATGGGATTCTGTTAAATGCAGGAGCATATACTCACACTTCTATAGGAATTGCTGATGCTATAAAATCTATTTTATCTCCTGTTGTAGAAGTTCACATATCTAACATTTATTCTAGAGAATCTTTTAGAAAAAAATCGTTTATTTCTCCTGTTTGTAAGGGAACCATTTTTGGTTTTGGATTCAAGTCCTATGAATTGGGGATAATGAGTTTTTGTTTATAA
- a CDS encoding pseudouridine synthase produces the protein MKIRLNHYLSNAGISSRRKADQLIQSGVIEVNGKPVFKLGTIIHTNDIVKFHGSKIKSKNKIYILLNKPKGFITTTRDQFNRRTVMNLISCLSEYRIFPVGRLDCSTTGVLLLTNDGYIAEKLTHPKYHIKKIYHVSLNKNIINEDLDKIRKGKISLKEGKVKVIFIKKNDKNKIEIGLSIGWNRVIKRVFKKLNYKVIRLDRINFGGITKKNLKIGNWCFLNKKEIENITK, from the coding sequence ATGAAAATAAGATTAAATCATTACTTGTCCAATGCAGGAATTTCTTCTAGGAGAAAAGCAGATCAACTTATTCAATCTGGAGTAATAGAAGTAAATGGAAAACCTGTTTTTAAATTAGGCACGATTATTCATACTAATGATATTGTTAAATTTCATGGATCAAAAATTAAATCTAAAAATAAAATTTATATATTACTAAATAAACCTAAAGGTTTTATCACTACGACACGAGATCAATTCAACAGAAGAACAGTAATGAATTTAATTTCTTGTTTATCTGAATATAGAATTTTTCCTGTAGGAAGATTAGATTGTTCTACTACAGGAGTTTTACTTTTAACAAATGACGGATATATAGCTGAAAAATTAACTCATCCTAAATATCATATAAAAAAAATATATCATGTATCATTAAATAAGAATATTATAAATGAAGATTTAGATAAAATAAGAAAAGGAAAAATTTCTTTAAAAGAAGGAAAAGTTAAAGTCATTTTTATAAAAAAAAATGATAAAAATAAAATAGAAATAGGATTGTCTATAGGATGGAATAGAGTCATTAAACGAGTATTTAAAAAACTGAATTATAAAGTTATTCGATTAGACCGAATTAATTTTGGAGGGATAACCAAAAAAAATCTTAAAATAGGAAACTGGTGTTTCTTAAATAAAAAAGAAATAGAAAATATTACTAAATAG
- a CDS encoding NAD kinase, with the protein MKVAVYGQKFCEKNISYFNQFIGYASSNSIEIYIEKSFFNILSSFEEFKNLDFPVFSHYKELTTKNFSLMFTFGGDGTILSAITLIRDSGIPIVGVNTGNLGFLATFNKDVFIKKIDQIFNRKFYIMPRSLLSLETSITNHQKFFNFALNEIVILRKEMVSMITIDAYIDNEFLTSYWADGLIISTPTGSTGYSLSCGGPIISPENQNFVLTPISPHNLFSRPLIISDDQKVYLKIHSRVKSYSLSMDTRLISLNQENELYIRKAPFYIYILQEGKNTYYKTLREKLLWGMDQRN; encoded by the coding sequence ATGAAAGTAGCCGTGTATGGACAAAAATTTTGTGAAAAAAATATATCATATTTTAATCAGTTCATAGGCTATGCATCTAGTAATTCAATAGAAATATATATTGAAAAATCGTTTTTCAACATTTTATCTTCTTTTGAAGAATTCAAAAATTTAGATTTTCCTGTATTTTCTCATTATAAAGAATTAACTACTAAAAATTTTAGTTTAATGTTTACTTTTGGAGGAGACGGAACGATTTTATCTGCTATAACATTAATTAGAGATTCTGGAATTCCTATAGTGGGAGTTAATACGGGTAATTTAGGTTTTTTAGCAACTTTTAATAAAGACGTTTTTATAAAAAAAATAGATCAAATTTTTAATCGAAAATTTTATATAATGCCTAGAAGTTTATTGTCGTTAGAAACTTCTATAACGAATCATCAGAAATTTTTTAATTTTGCATTAAATGAAATCGTGATTCTTAGAAAAGAAATGGTTTCTATGATCACTATAGATGCTTATATAGATAATGAATTTTTAACTTCTTATTGGGCAGATGGATTGATTATTTCTACTCCTACTGGTTCTACTGGATATTCTTTAAGTTGTGGAGGTCCTATTATTAGCCCTGAAAATCAAAATTTTGTTTTGACTCCTATATCTCCACATAATTTATTTTCACGGCCATTAATCATATCAGACGATCAAAAAGTTTATTTAAAAATACATAGTCGTGTTAAGTCTTATTCTTTATCTATGGATACTAGATTAATTTCCTTGAATCAAGAAAATGAATTATATATTCGAAAAGCTCCTTTTTATATATATATCCTTCAAGAAGGAAAAAATACATATTATAAAACATTAAGAGAAAAACTTTTATGGGGAATGGATCAACGAAATTGA
- a CDS encoding isoprenyl transferase has protein sequence MKKLLEKIDYNNIPHHVAIIMDGNGRWAEKRGKNRTFGHEKSIQSVRDTINGCKELGIPYITLYVFSSENWNRPKKEIDNLMHLFQTNLKIHLKEIHEKNVKIITIGKIEKFSKVIQEELFFFMKKTKYNTSGTLILALNYGAREEIIRATKNITKKVCNGLFSEKDIDSSFFQNHLYTKDLPDVDLIIRTSGEQRISNFLLWQSAYAELYFTNILWPDFRKKDFFEAIISYQKRKRRFGNVE, from the coding sequence ATGAAAAAATTATTAGAAAAAATAGATTACAATAATATTCCTCATCATGTAGCTATTATTATGGATGGTAATGGTCGGTGGGCTGAAAAAAGAGGAAAAAATAGAACATTTGGTCATGAAAAATCAATACAATCTGTAAGAGATACGATTAACGGATGTAAAGAATTAGGAATTCCTTATATAACTTTGTATGTATTTTCTTCAGAGAATTGGAATAGACCAAAAAAAGAAATAGATAATTTAATGCATTTATTTCAAACTAATTTAAAAATTCATTTAAAAGAAATTCATGAAAAAAATGTTAAAATTATCACTATAGGAAAAATAGAAAAATTTTCTAAAGTGATTCAAGAAGAACTATTTTTCTTCATGAAAAAAACAAAATATAATACATCTGGAACTTTAATTTTAGCATTGAATTATGGAGCTAGAGAAGAAATTATAAGAGCAACAAAAAATATTACTAAAAAAGTATGTAATGGATTGTTTTCGGAAAAAGATATAGATTCTTCTTTTTTTCAAAATCATTTGTATACTAAAGATTTACCAGATGTAGATTTAATTATTAGAACAAGCGGAGAACAACGTATTAGTAATTTTTTACTTTGGCAATCTGCTTATGCAGAGTTATATTTTACAAATATTTTATGGCCCGATTTTAGAAAAAAAGATTTTTTCGAGGCTATAATCAGTTATCAAAAAAGAAAACGTCGTTTTGGAAACGTAGAATAA
- a CDS encoding BamA/OMP85 family outer membrane protein codes for MKKNIFISSIFYLLIIIQFQQAYSSTVSNYNNFYTHKDTFFIVKKIHVVGKTKYDDRFISELSGISTGDRIDMYGITTDNIIKKLWKSNLFKNISIYRKNIYKNEIDLFFELDDLEEIHEIKVEGIKKDQFTKIRKIKIGEKISGDLIQSIKNDIQEYYMKDGYHEINIKHEIKKDKKNNKNVLYFYIDKGKKIEIEEILFDGNKILKNKELLSLINQNNKNLLSIISIIKKPLFVQENVKKYLKNIIRKYKSMGFIDIQVFLDSVWKKKSGDYGIKIKIIEGEKYTLENVHILGNEKLKTDFLKKIFSYKKGDIYNPIGIEKNILNPSYPNSLLYAYLNSGYLFVDITFIEKKILYHKVDLEIQIKENQPVYINQVIILGNSITKDYVIRRELKTYPGDLFSIENIKYSLLHLYNLNLFDKVYYEIKPNKKNGLINIEWHVVEKNTNEFQFHGGFGGKNFKKVIGNFKLNFGNFSIRNILNWSSWNPIPQGDGQKLTIHSQLGKDFISYGFSFTEPWLERKNPTSFTFKSQYSIKRIENEEDLSFLHQKYNKNPKNEEKQFLEKIGGSIHFNKYLTFLDPYSKILTSVDYEKIIYKKEIFSNSYQKHGFNDLSYLISLQRLTTEPNFIFPFQGSEIELNSMFTIPYSVIFTNNKNKEWMEYFKLKIILFWYHKIVDNIILKTGGELGYLGQYNNEKELFSYQKFYMGGVHNSLSGSNLYNKDHIPLRGYSYKDQIFNNGGRIYDKFILEIRYLIKNLSNLKIWTTCFMEGGNISNSYQKFNPLRMNKSFGFGFRLFWEPIGFLGVDFGYPIDNNIIHGLNKSKWKTHFIIGKNL; via the coding sequence ATGAAAAAAAATATTTTTATCAGCAGCATTTTTTATTTATTAATAATAATACAATTTCAACAAGCATATTCATCTACTGTTAGTAATTATAATAATTTTTATACTCATAAAGATACTTTCTTTATTGTAAAAAAAATACATGTTGTAGGAAAAACTAAATATGACGATCGTTTTATTTCTGAATTATCAGGGATTTCTACAGGAGATAGAATTGATATGTATGGAATAACAACGGATAATATCATAAAAAAATTGTGGAAAAGTAATCTTTTTAAAAACATATCTATTTACAGAAAAAATATATATAAAAATGAAATTGATTTATTTTTTGAGTTAGATGATTTAGAAGAAATTCATGAAATAAAAGTAGAAGGAATTAAAAAAGATCAATTTACCAAAATAAGAAAAATTAAAATTGGAGAAAAAATTTCTGGTGATTTAATTCAATCTATAAAAAATGATATACAAGAATATTATATGAAAGATGGATATCATGAAATTAATATAAAACATGAAATAAAAAAAGATAAAAAAAATAATAAAAACGTATTATACTTTTATATAGATAAAGGAAAAAAAATTGAAATAGAAGAAATATTGTTTGATGGAAATAAAATTCTTAAAAATAAAGAATTACTTAGTTTAATAAATCAAAATAATAAAAATTTATTATCTATAATTTCTATAATTAAAAAGCCCCTTTTTGTTCAAGAAAATGTAAAAAAATATTTAAAAAATATTATCCGTAAATATAAATCTATGGGATTTATTGATATTCAAGTATTTTTAGATTCTGTATGGAAAAAAAAATCCGGAGATTATGGAATAAAGATTAAAATTATAGAAGGAGAAAAATATACGTTAGAAAACGTTCATATATTAGGAAATGAAAAATTAAAAACAGATTTTTTGAAAAAAATTTTCTCGTACAAAAAGGGAGACATATATAATCCAATTGGAATTGAAAAAAATATTTTAAATCCTTCTTATCCTAATAGTCTTCTATATGCTTATTTAAATTCAGGTTATTTATTTGTTGATATTACTTTTATAGAAAAAAAAATTTTATATCATAAAGTAGATTTAGAAATACAAATAAAAGAAAATCAACCTGTTTATATAAATCAAGTTATTATATTAGGAAATTCAATTACTAAAGATTATGTTATTAGAAGAGAATTAAAAACTTATCCTGGAGATCTTTTCTCTATAGAAAATATAAAGTATAGTTTATTACATTTGTATAATTTAAATCTTTTTGATAAGGTATATTATGAAATTAAACCCAACAAAAAAAATGGATTGATAAATATAGAATGGCATGTTGTAGAAAAGAATACTAATGAATTTCAATTTCATGGAGGTTTTGGAGGAAAAAATTTTAAGAAAGTTATTGGAAATTTTAAATTAAATTTCGGAAATTTTTCTATTAGAAATATTCTTAATTGGAGTTCATGGAATCCTATTCCTCAAGGGGACGGACAGAAACTCACTATTCATAGTCAGTTGGGAAAAGATTTTATATCTTATGGTTTTTCTTTTACAGAGCCTTGGCTTGAAAGAAAAAATCCTACTTCTTTTACTTTTAAAAGTCAATATTCGATAAAAAGAATTGAAAACGAAGAGGATTTATCTTTTTTGCATCAAAAATATAATAAAAATCCCAAAAATGAAGAAAAACAATTTTTAGAAAAAATAGGAGGTTCTATTCACTTTAATAAGTATTTAACTTTTTTGGATCCTTATTCTAAAATTTTGACGTCTGTAGATTACGAAAAAATTATTTATAAAAAAGAAATATTTTCTAATTCATATCAAAAACATGGATTTAATGATCTAAGTTATTTAATTTCATTACAAAGATTAACAACAGAACCCAATTTTATTTTTCCATTTCAAGGATCAGAAATAGAATTAAATAGTATGTTTACTATTCCATATTCCGTAATTTTTACGAATAATAAAAATAAGGAGTGGATGGAGTATTTTAAATTAAAAATAATTTTATTTTGGTATCATAAAATCGTAGATAATATAATACTAAAAACAGGAGGAGAATTAGGTTATTTAGGACAATACAATAATGAAAAAGAATTATTTTCCTATCAAAAATTTTATATGGGAGGAGTCCATAATAGTTTATCAGGATCAAATTTATATAATAAAGATCATATTCCATTAAGAGGATATTCTTATAAAGATCAAATATTCAATAATGGAGGGAGAATTTATGATAAATTTATTTTGGAAATACGTTATTTAATTAAAAATTTATCAAATTTAAAAATTTGGACAACTTGTTTTATGGAAGGAGGAAATATTAGTAATTCTTATCAAAAATTTAATCCATTAAGAATGAATAAATCTTTTGGATTTGGATTCCGTTTATTTTGGGAACCAATAGGTTTTTTAGGAGTGGATTTCGGATATCCTATAGATAATAATATAATTCATGGGTTAAATAAATCAAAATGGAAAACACATTTTATAATAGGAAAAAATTTGTAA